Genomic window (Culex pipiens pallens isolate TS chromosome 3, TS_CPP_V2, whole genome shotgun sequence):
tattcgcaccggctctagttttgatgatcgtgatgttttatcttttcagcgcattcatgcatgctgttgataagggaaacatcatttgatctttgaagcgtgtgaccggttgtgctgatgggatattatggtcctgttcagcaacggagaaggacaaccatgggtggtctttcatgctcatgctcatgctcaattttaaattttaattcgaTAAGTTTTTCCGAAATTgtattgcgattttaccatcggattctTTGCTGtgtattagcctgtcccattttgaggtcatgtcaaggaatttcaggtgctcacttcttaaatgatagattatgatgttaggaacaatgttttcttagacaagaaaaaataataaataataaaatcactCCCTTGTGGACCAccgatcagtgaggtactcctggatattagctcctgaaaagtgctttaaaagtgcaaaaaaatgcctcacggcaagaaaaagaggcggtcctcaccagcaggatcagcagatttgaagaagctaaagaatgccgaagcgctacctgcaaagccaggcagtttgagcaaggacgctcaaaattcgtctggaaaccagttcgctaccctccctgtggacgtgagcgagaaggaagaatttgaacgacgggaaaagttgccgcccatttttgtgaaaacatcgtcatcggattcggtgcgaaagtggctgaccgggtttatcaaatctggtgctttacgagcttccattcgcttgtgtgctgatggactcaaaattctgctacctaccagaaaggattacaactacgttcgggatttcctgaacaacacaaagattgaatactacagccatgacgatccaggtaaacgccccatgaaacaggtcctccgaggcctgtacgacatggatgtgagtgtgctgaaagaagagctcaaaactcttaagttgaacgtgatcgaagtcttcaagatgacgagacacaacaaggacatcaagtatcgtgatcagctgtacctggttcatctcgagaaaggatcgacaacgccgtctgagctgaaagcagttcgggcaattttcaacatcatcgtgacttgggaacgttatcgtccagtgcatcgtgacgtgacacagtgttcgaactgcttgcagtttggacatggtggaaggaactgtttcatcaagagtcgttgtgcaacctgcggaggtgagcacaaaactcaagcttgcgaaacaatcaacgagaacatcgaagctaaatgcttcaattgcggcggcgaccattcgaccaagaatcggagctgcccaaaacgtgctgagtttgtaaaaattcggcagcaagcgacgacgaggcaccaaccaaatcgtcgcaaaacaccaccagcatacacggacgtggattttcctgctttggcgtcgccaggagcgggatctgttcgagtggttccaaatctgcagccattgccgttgaatcagcggcaaagagttgcagagaatacaacacctccaggcttcagtcagcaaccgaaggaaagccaaccagcatcaacggatgaaggcagtagtgacctgttttcaccacaagaacttctgaacatattcatcgagatgacaacaacactgcgtggttgcaaaactcgccaggaacaagtaagaacgcttggagcattcatcttaaaatacagttcgtagtttactcgttctaatgattttgaatatttatgaattatttttttttagttttaagttaggattagttgttaaagtgatttttttttcttttttacccaaatgtattcgattcaatgcaataatgtaaaacaatttgaagtaaataaaataaatgtgatcagttaataataaaacaaaaaatacaacaaagatgaagagcattaggccataccacttagcatgtaaaagaaatgtaattattataagaaagttcaataaagacatatttaatttcaaaaaaaaaaaaataaataataaaacactttctcgcaccccctcctcaatttactgaaaaaagtcacctttttgaacaaattttctaaaatcgcttggaatcaatacaaaaactgtttcgatcaggtgtgttttatcttcaaacgataggtttttggaccaaaatttaggtttttggactctccgaggcggatttgtgtcgaaaaaaacgCATTTCTTCGAAgctttttcagaaatgctcatttaatttagggtagcctatttttcccagtaaaaccaatacatgcagcttgtaggaaattccatggcgaacattttttccCCTGagcaaatgcaatttcgacactccagagccgaaatatttgagttttagtgagaaaaaaagtgccaattgggtcctaaaatgaagctttgattgctgatattattgtttacagcgataaagcttatttttctgagtacaatgaccctttgtacgaccatgaAGAGTAaagtggatttttaaatcaattttgagaaattaacctcgcggtccttcttgacagaaaagtaagttcggtcatacttttcttggttttcgttccactttgattgttattttactcacagaactctttatgtttaattttttttacgttcTGATTATGTTTTAACAATGTTTTTAGCAATTCGGAAATTGCATATATTTATTTGGCGGGGCTTATGCTAATAAGGATTTATAATAAGAGAATACCAgagaaaattttaggaaaagttGCTGCATTTGAATAATGTTGTTtggaaaattgcattaaaatatgTTCTAGAAGACTTTTCCGAACatctttcataaaaaaaaatatttagcaacCATAAAGAAATGCttcagaattttaagtattctcTATTTATCAATCAATCCTTAATTCTAATAAGTGTGAAATATCAATCAAAGTGGAACGAAAACCGAGAAAAGtatgaccgaacttgcaagcaatttaagttgcagcgatttaaacacgcaaataacattccaaaagggtgtagctccaaaacatcactgtttataCGAAATTTGATATCAGATTCGAATTCAGCGGcaaaaattactataagaaagcataccctgaccattaagacatatgcttgcaacatcgtgtaattagtaggccttgcctCTAAActctgaaattttttgaaaattgtaactttttttctcaataaaactcaaatatctcagctctggagtgtcgaaattgcatttgctcaaaggaaaaaatgttcgccatggagtttcctacaagctgcatgtattgggaaaaataggctaccctaaattaaatgagcatttctgaaaaaagtttcgaaaaaatgcgattttttcgacataaatccgcctggtccaatttggtccaatattgatagtgcaacttaatctatggacaaaaacctatcgtttgaagataaacacacctgaaacagtttttgtattgattccaagcgattttagaaaatttgttgtgGCAAATAggcagtattcatgattgctgagtgtcgcaggactctcgccctttgctattagtaagtatccagcaaagcaaagggtatagcatgcatttgatactgtcaactcccattcggctgtgttctcgtcgctgtcatgttgtaaactggagccgagggaggtcctgttgtgaattctagttggaggtggtccgaagatcattgaagaaggtagaattcgccttcacccaagacacgaaggcacgaaggatagaccatgtcttggaGGGTGAAAGAatgataggatttagtgataataccacaatttaatatttgtctttctctcttatttcagagGATGCCTGGTCTGAGTTCTAAGTGCTGCAGAAGCCTTCCACTCTACACAATGGAGCcttccttctatcatttcctgtattttgaaaaaggtgatgcgccgaatgtggacatatagtttatctcacttactccatacggtgtgaacgtgaaatgctgtatgtttgcaattggtgcattggctattttcaaaacaagctagatttttcctattattttaagataaaatttagtaaaatctatccatctatttattttgctattgctatccagctttttaagcgaaaatggcgttcgaatggtgaacgcccgaaatgtcaaaatcacgcagtggtaccaacattacgaacaaagtgtgccatggcatgacagctgcattttttttctaatgttggtgctactgcgcgattttgacatttcggacgttcaacattcgaacgccatcttcgcttaaaaacctggataactTGTCCCTTACCTCACAAACTTTAACTACTCTATTCTTTAATcttggaatcgcaatacattattgtagaaatgtaactgctgaaaaaaaaatggtaagaaatttgggcataactgttattaatatgattaaaggtacgttcaatctgttttattatatatattaaCTATTCTAGTTTGCTTGTCCtgtcccatatttcacaacttcagttgttttcttgtaaacttcgcgttacaagttggtagttctgtctagttgcaaaataaggtttctgtattctttctttctgtgttagtctgttattcaatgttcgattttattttacattgtacttatcccattttttctctttttctctttcatgtaccttgcgagcatacgatgaccgaaaaagtcattgtatcaGCCAACACACGTGTATTTTCCACAAATccgcgaaacagaacaagtatttttataagtgcgtgaataacaatcggtcgttgaagctcaaaaaaaaatgtgataacaatatcgcgccgtggttcagtgataataaggcgaagaaagtagacgacgattccgcatgaagaatatggcggaaattatgtgttaattgcacaatggatgaaggtttgaagttgacactatcaaaagggaatggtaagatgcaatagtaatattgctaggtttgatagtgtcaaaaggtaagatcaaggaataaggattatatgaacctatattgtcataactattgtattcactgaaaattctatccactttctacccccaatgtgtcctgcactgggggtgcctggggtaacttcgagttgacctgggccgcccgaggaattatgtcgtaggtggctcATGTACCGGTTCATacacctctcctcgcggcaaggttttccgtaggtctacactcgaacatgcaacatgggacagcatgaatcttcagctgaagccggacaaatgtattccgaaattacagaattacagaattacagattccaagcgattttagaaaatttgttcaaaaaagtgacttttttcagtaaatcgaggAGGgtgtgcgagaaagtattttattattttttcttgtctaagaaaacattgttcctaacatcataatctatcatttaagaagtgagcacctgaaattcctcgacatgacctcaaaatgggacaggctactgcaccaaaaggtatttttttttcagttttcaatgtgattttgacataggactatgtctttacttactatactggggggccagttcaaaaTTTCGATCCCAAGCGTCACATTTGGCGAACGTTATTTCAAACGGTAATATCTTCATCCAGACACATTggaattacataatttttggacCATTCGATTCGGAAAACCTTcagcaattttctataaaattctcAGTATTGGCAGAATAGTATAActattcaaacaattcaatgttttaaaatgcttagaAATAGCTAACAAAACGAACGCTTTTGAGGGGAAAACCGCCGCAGCAGAACTGGTCGTCGACGATCGTGAAAAGAGGGGAAGTAATAGCGAAGTAGAAGTATAAAAATGCGTTCTTCCCTTTCCACTCCACTTAGTTGCCACCGAGATGCTGAACAAGTCGGGTCGGCTCATAATATCTGAGCCGCAGACGGGTGAAGCAACAGCAGCAGGGAGAGATAGAGCCCTAGCAACGCAAATTCTCTCTTCCGGAGAAGGATTTCTTCTGCAAAATTACCTTTATtttctagagagagagagaatcggaGAGCAGCACCGAAGAGGGCAAATTGTGTGCGAATGCCGTAGAATGACACACCAAATGCCGTAGGATGGCAGATTCAAGAAAATTGCCAAATGCGCGTTCacccacacatacacacacactcccgtttcatagtacacgctgattgggttcgatgcgtcgagtttcccttccacggatgttcgattgatgtatctaaattcgTCACCTGAAAAGGCCATCAGAGACTGCGACCAACTACAGATACACCCGGGGACGAGCAAAACCGCCAGCGGAGGCAACTTTTAAGCAGTGGAGTAAAATCGCTTTACCTAGTAGACTGTGTGAAAATTGTTGTAGCCCTGTTGTATGGGTTAGTACAACGAATCTACTATGAGCTCGTGTAATTGGTCACGGCCCCGGGATGCACAGCCGGGTTAGTCAGGAAGCTTCCCCCAATTCGTTCGAAGATTTCGTTTACgccagtggtggccacaacctggagtggccggtgccctcaaagaaggttcccccggggcctggggggacattcacagaaccatacgagttgtggcaatatgggtataaaaattcatggtttttgatactgaatatgaGAATGGCCATTCccctgccctcaaagaaggttcttcCGGTGCTTgggggccttttacagaaccatacgagttttggaaatatgggtattaaaatttatggtttttgatactgaacatgataatgggcatttcgacagtggtggccaaaacctggagtggccgctgccctcaaagaaggttcccccggggcctggggggacatttacagaaccatacgatttgtggcaatatgggtatcaaaattcatggtttttgatactgaacatgaaaattgccatttcgacagtggtggccacaaccaggagtggccggtgatctcaaagcaggttcccccggggcccggagggccttttacagaaccatacgatttgtggcaatatgggtatcaaaattcattcaaataaaataatcctattccagatttcactagcaatccaaaaactcattcaaattgttttgtcctatgtctttcggttatgtctctgacataccatcttgaacttttttatatgaaagatttcatttttattatgattcaataattgcaatgagctttaaatgcgttttcttaacTCAGGactcaaaaatattgaccaaataaggtctgcAAACCATTGAATGggagtggatttttttttcaaaaatttgctccCGTTAccaaaagaaatggctggctaaaaatcaaatttcaaccaatttgttCAGTTCacggagcaaaagattcgtttttcaatttgtgattatgcgtagaagagcaaaagtttacaaaaaaaaaactattatctttccaaacatgtaaaaaaattggggagtttcttcttttattgtgccactacagccaaaacgctgaattttttttgggtttttttcgaaaaggaaCCGAAGGATCGGTCAATATAAATAGTATGTCTAATGTTTTGAAATCTGACGCAGTCAGTAACTCGAGTAAGACGTAATTCAACGTAAAAAATCTAGCCGAGGTTAATTTACCCTCGAACGACAGTACGTAATTCCATTGCTATATCGAATACGGTTTGAGGTCCTTCGGATTAAATAATGTAAAAGAAATCTTAAagtcataaattttattatagCAACAATTCTAAAATCAACACACAATTTCATCTCAAACCACCTGTCCCCGGTGGCTCATCACCTCCTTCTTCATTTCGTAGAACCAACCGCCGATTTTGCTGTTGTCCAAACAGTCCTTAAACGCCTGGCAGCCCTCCATACTGCTCAGCACTCCGAACACCGCCAAATCGGCCAAATTGGGCTGCTTTCCGCCGAGGAAGGGCGTCTTTTTCTTCTCCACCGCGACGGCCCACTTGTCGCACGCGTCGTAAATGTGTGACCTCACGTCGTCCGTCAGCTGGTGGCGCTTCTTCAGCCGCTTGGCGATCGCCCACATGGCCATGGCACCGACGTAAACCATCAGGTCGCGTTCCCACTTGGGAAAGTGCACGCCCCACTCGCCCACGTCCGAGAACCACTCGAACGTCTCGAACGCTTCGTCCTTGGTGCGGTACACGTTCGGGGAAATCAGGTGGACCAGGTGGTCGTCGGCCCAGGTGCGCCACTTGCGTTCCTCGCTGAAAAGATAGTGGTTAGTTGGATTTTAAGAAGTCATGAGGGAATATTGCTTACTCTTGTGCATCATTCTTCTCCTGCCTCTTTGCGTCCTGTAGCATCAAAAAGTACTTGTTCATGATGTCGTTCGTCTTCCTGCCCGCATCGTTCACGTACGAAATGGACGGATAGTACTTGGCCAACTCTCCAACATCCTGCTGCTTGTCCCGCAGGTAGCTCGACAGCACCGACACAATCATGCTGGAATCGGTCAGCTGCACGTACCGCCCCGACTTGGTCCGCACCAACATAATCGGCACCTTTTTCGTGTCCGACCACTTGATGCCCTGCCGGAGGACGGCGTCCACCTCCACAACCGAATACGACAACCCACTATAGTCCAAAAACGAACGCACTTTGCAGCAAAACGGACACGTCTGGAACTGGAACAGCACCAACTCCAGCCCCGAATCATCCTTCGGATTGACAACCTTCCGCGTAATCTTAACATCCGGCAACCGGTTcaaaaacgtcggtcccgtcTTCTCGTGAATCATGTGGTCACCGGCGTCCCCCTTAAAGTAAGTGTACCCGGACCAACCCGTCCCGAGCAGCGCCCCCACGGCCATTGCCTTCACCGCCAGCCGGAAGTTGCTTTGCGGTGCCGAAGAACCTCCCACAGGGCTGGCGTAACATCGAACCAAACTGAGCCGGGGTTGCTGCTCACGTAAGTGGTTGGTGAAGTTCCGGCCAGCTTGCGACGAAAGCCGGGCGGCGAACGTGCGGCCCACGATGCCCAACCGATAGGTGGCCATTACGTAAAAAGGGATTCACTGGTATCAAACGTAAATAACACAACCGGAGGTAATCGAACTTATTTTTGCGAAATCGGGatgtttttccttattttttgtgATGGACTTTTCGCGAATCAGAACTGTCAGATGTCTTTGGCAGAAAGGGTGAAGTTAGCCCTCTAGGAAAGTACATGGAACTCGTCACGATTCGTCGAAAATAGTTTTGCAGAATAAAAAGTatatataaacttttaaattactaaaatttagcATTTAATGCTGTAcatccttaccaaaaatcatgattaaatcgtttaaatgggacgaaaggccgtaagagccatgtcgaaccgcccctttcaaatatTGATCcagattttctgagttcaatatcccactttttcatatgattttttgagttcaggtactacaaccaaaaaaaatgtttaataggTTGAAATAAagaattcgtatgaaaagtgagatattgaactcagaaaatcatgatttttggttcgTGTGTAAGTTTTATATGTGTTTTCGTCTAGTGGAGTCACTTCTTAAAGTTCCtgtgaacctttttttttaattttttgggtgttttgaaaTATTCCCTACTAAGGGAGtattaaaaaaagtatatttggatggttattaaaaattattaatcaTCAGTTTTTTActtaacatttggaaaaaagaaATTACAGGCCTTCACATCTTTCACCTTTTTCTTTCTTAAAGTTTAGctactttttttcagaaataaatgaaGGACAGCTGCTTGCTCGAATGCTTATGATCATATTTAGTTATTTTATTTGGGACAGTTGAAAACGCGTTATTAtccatgatttttaaatttattggatTAATGTGTATTGAAGCAAAAAAGAATTCCCACGCCAAAACGCGCGCGCTCGGCACCCCGCTTAATCCTTTCGCAGCTGAACGACCTCTTCCTTGATGCCATCCTTAGTGATGATGTTGATGATCACCGAATCCCCCGTGTAAATATCCCGCTCCGTAGCCGAGATGAACGTATCCTTGATGATGGACACGGCCTTCCCCAGCTGCACCGGCTCCGTACTCGCCCCGACCATGTTCTTCAGCCCGATCTGGTTGTCCAGCACCGGCTGCAGCAGCGGTCCGGCCGATCCTCCCGCACGGTACGTGGTCTTTTCGCAGTGTCCAATCGGGTCGTAGCTGTACACGACGCCGCGGCCCTCCTCGTCCAACCCGGCCAGCACGTTCGACACGTAGTACGGGAAGAAGCGCCGGTTGTACATCAGAATCGACAGCATCTGCGCTACGGCCGGCGTCGTCATGTTCTTCTGGTGCTGATCCTTGTACATTTGCATGCGCACTTTGACCAGGCTGGTCAGGGCCAGGGTGTCGCACCAGCAGCCGGTCGACGCCAGCACAGTACCCTCGGACAGCCGGAACAGCTTGTTTTGCGTGCGCGTGTGTCCGCCCCGATCACGGCAAAGTCATCGCCGGCGATGGCCACCACACTCCTGCGAAAAGAGAATCCGGATTCAAAATTAGTTTGTCATCCAACAACAGACATAACCTCACTTGAAACTAAACTAACAACATCGAAAGCAAATAAACTTACCCTCCATTAGATTCGTAGGGGTAGAACTGGACCTGGCGAACGCCGGGAACTTCGTACTCGGGGAAATTCTCGAATCCGAGCATTTTTATTCGGGGATTTCAagaaacaagctaaaaacgggACCGAAAACTACAAAAGTTGCTGACTGTTTGTTGGGCTCTCGGCAGAATATTTTGACAGACTGATTTTGTTTGACAGCGCAGCAAGGCAGGGTCGAATCGAGAAATTTTAGGGAAGCTGGTGGTGGGTGATGTTAGCTCATCGGGCGTGCACTTGTGTACACGGTCAAAAGAAATCACGCACGTTGAGTAAAAATTACACATTctttaattgggtactaaagctctgtgtaaatttttatgcacagcggtaaaaaacacgattaaaaccatttctgatcactttttttaatttttatgcaaaaaaaggtATTGACAAGTCAACatattttcgatggatcaactacggTCCCCTTGGAaaaagctgtcaagtaggaccttttctgtcaagaaggaccgtgaggttaatttttcaaaattgattgaaaaatccattttaaactctttgtggtcgtacaaagggtcattgta
Coding sequences:
- the LOC120419516 gene encoding LOW QUALITY PROTEIN: proteasome subunit beta type-1 (The sequence of the model RefSeq protein was modified relative to this genomic sequence to represent the inferred CDS: inserted 1 base in 1 codon), yielding MLGFENFPEYEVPGVRQVQFYPYESNGGSVVAIAGDDFAVIGADXTRTQNKLFRLSEGTVLASTGCWCDTLALTSLVKVRMQMYKDQHQKNMTTPAVAQMLSILMYNRRFFPYYVSNVLAGLDEEGRGVVYSYDPIGHCEKTTYRAGGSAGPLLQPVLDNQIGLKNMVGASTEPVQLGKAVSIIKDTFISATERDIYTGDSVIINIITKDGIKEEVVQLRKD
- the LOC120419540 gene encoding prostaglandin E synthase 2 gives rise to the protein MATYRLGIVGRTFAARLSSQAGRNFTNHLREQQPRLSLVRCYASPVGGSSAPQSNFRLAVKAMAVGALLGTGWSGYTYFKGDAGDHMIHEKTGPTFLNRLPDVKITRKVVNPKDDSGLELVLFQFQTCPFCCKVRSFLDYSGLSYSVVEVDAVLRQGIKWSDTKKVPIMLVRTKSGRYVQLTDSSMIVSVLSSYLRDKQQDVGELAKYYPSISYVNDAGRKTNDIMNKYFLMLQDAKRQEKNDAQDEERKWRTWADDHLVHLISPNVYRTKDEAFETFEWFSDVGEWGVHFPKWERDLMVYVGAMAMWAIAKRLKKRHQLTDDVRSHIYDACDKWAVAVEKKKTPFLGGKQPNLADLAVFGVLSSMEGCQAFKDCLDNSKIGGWFYEMKKEVMSHRGQVV